The sequence below is a genomic window from Thalassomonas haliotis.
TCTGTTAATCCAGGCGGTTAAGGGATTTTTGCTGGTTATAGGCATAAATATTCGCCGCGATACCATCAAGCAGTCTTTGCTGGGCCTGCTCGCTGGCCCAGGCAATATGACCGGTAATTTTTAACTTGCCCGGGGCACTGTCTAGCTCGTTGTCTAGCTTGCTTATCAGTAATGGGTGGTCGGCTGGTGGCGGCTCCTGATCCAGTACATCAAGTACCGCACAGGCGAGTTCCCGGTTTTGCAGGGCGGTTAGCAGCGCCTGGTTGTCTATCAAGTCGCCGCGGGCGGTGTTGATCAATAAAGCGCTGTTTTTCATGAGCTTAAAGCTTTGCTCATTCATCAGGTGCCTGGTGCCGGCCGTTAACGGGCAATGCAGGCTGACAATATCCGAGTGCTGCAATAAAAAGTCAAATTCGCACCGGCCCGGCCTTAAGCTTTTGATACCGGGGCGCTCGCCAATCAATACCTTGATATCAAAGGCGGCGGCAATTTTAGCAACCGCCTGGCCGAGATTGCCGTAACCGACAATGCCCAGAGTTTTACCGGCAAGCTCGGTAATGGCATTGCCGTGCAGGCAAAAGGTCGGGTTTTGTTGCCACAGGCCGCGCTCGGTATTGCGGTTATGGTGGCTGGTCTGGTTAAAGTACTCCAGGATTTGGGCGAAGACGTATTGGGCTACCGACGCGCCGGCATAACCGGTGACATTGGTTACCGCAATACCCTGTTCCCGGGCGCTTTCAAGGTCAATATTGTTGCTGCCGGTGGCGGCAATACAAATCAGTTTTAAGCGCGGCAATTGCTTTAATATCGTTTTATCAAGCACCACCTTGTTGCTGATCACTATATCGGCCTCCCGGCAGCGCTCGACAACTTGTTCGGGTGTGGTGGTGTTATAACAAGTTAATTGCGTTACTTGTCCCCTGATGTGTTTAAGGGCGGCAGCCGGGCCGTCGGCACTGGCTATGCTGAAGGTTTGCAGATCGAGAAAAACCGCGTGCATCTGTCAGGTCTCTGTTGCTAAAAAAGCCGGATAAGCGAAAGGGCTCAGCTTACGGATTTATCCCGGGCAGGACAAGGGCATTTTTGTAAAAATAAAGGGAAAGGGGAGCAGTAAAAAGCGCGCCTTTACGGCTGCAAATATCACGGTAAGATATTTGCAGCCGTAGGGGCTCAGGTTGGGCATGAGAAAAGTGCGGGATGCTCTGGCTGTTAACCCGGGCGGCCATCGGCGCGGGGGGCGGTCAGCATAGGACCGTATTTGAAAATAAAGGCACCATAGCCAATAAACCAGCATACGGCGCTTAACTCAACAAAATAAGAGGTAAAGAGCGGCGCTCCCCAGGGGCCAAACACCCGCAGCAGGGCGGAAATGCCGATCAGGGCAAAGCCATAGGATAACAGCTTAGGCGGCATTAACGGCCGGCCGGTATGGCCCAGGCTTACCCGGGCGATCATCGCCAAAATCAAACCGCCCATGCCGCCTATTGTCAGCAGGTGCCAGACATGGTTGCTGGGCACTTCCGGGATAATATAGCTCACGCCTAACAGGATTAAACCAAACCAGATAAATTTCAGCGAGGCATGTAATGACCACAATAGCGGCACGGCCAAGGTGATCCACGGACGCCAGCGCATCCAGCGGATCCCCTGGAAGAAACCGGAGAACACTAACAAGGTGCCGAAAAATACCGGATTAAAGCCGAGCAGGGGTTGTAACAGCAAGGATAAGGTGGCGATAGCCAGGGTGGCGGTGCAGGCTTTTTCCAACCAGGGGATAGGATTGGCTTTTGTCGTGCCGGTGCCGTTGGCGGTAAACATAGGGGTTACCCGTCCGGCCATTACCGACATCAACAGGGTCACCAGCAAGACCGCGCTATAACCGGTATAGTTAATCACAAAGGTTTGCGGATATACCGTAGCCAGGTACATTTCCAGGTTGACCAGGGTCAGTACCACCAGCAGGGGCACAAAGAATAAGTTGCGGTACTGTTTAATTGCCAGGATAGGCCGGGCAAGCACTATTGCCACCGCAGGTAAAAAGCTGAGATCGATAATGGCGCTTAAGGTATAACCGAGTACATCGGGAAACAACAAGACCAGACGGCCGGCGAGCCAGAGGGAAAACAATCCGCCAAGCAACTTGCCCTGTACCCCGCGGATGCCGGTCCAGTTTTGCACTGCGGTTAACAGGAAGCCGGCGATGATGGCGGCGGCAAAGCCAAAGATCATTTCGTGGATATGCCACCAATAGCCGCTGGAGAAAGGATTAAAGGCGGTGACCCCCCGGTAGATCAGCACCCAGATAATGATACTGATCACGCTGAACAGTGCGCCAAACAGGAAAAACGGCCGAAAACCAAGACGAAAAAGCGGCTGGATTTGCTGCTCTTTTTGCATGTCGGTAATTTGCATCATAGATAAACCTTGTTAGTAAGCTTTTGTTAAAAAGCTCTTGTTAAAAAGCCTTTGCTAATACATAAGTACGGGCAAGCTAAATAGTGGTCTTATTATACGCTTTCGTGCGCTAGAAAAACTGATGTGAGATCAAGTTATTTTCATCTTAAAATGAAAAATTTTCATTAAAAAAGAGCTGAGGAAATGCTCGGATAAATGACCGGCATCGCTGGCAAAGTAATTGACACCCGTGACGGATTATACTGGACATCTTCGCCAAGTGCTTTTATTCTGGCCAGCTTGATAACAGCATAATAAAGCGGACTACGAGTGAAAAAAGCAGTATTATCTCTGGGGATGGCCATCTCCACTTTATTTCAAGCCGGTATGACCCAGGCAGAAGAACTGAAATTTGCTTCATGGAATATCGCCTGGTTAGGCTCCCATGAATACAATGAACGTAAAGACAGCGACTACCAGCAGCTGGCGCATTATGCGAAAAAACTTAATGCCGATGTTATTGCCCTGCAGGAAGTCGAAGATGAAAGCTGGGCGCGCAAGGTGTTTGGCGACGACTACGACTATTATTTTTCCACCAAAGACTGGGTGCAAAGGGTTGGCGTTGCGGTAAAAAAATCCACCGGTTATGCGGTTAAAGCACAAGAATATAAGGCCCTGGATGTCGGCCGGGTACGTAACGGTATGGATGTTACCCTGTCTAAAGGCGATAAAAAAATACAGCTGCTGGCGGTACATTTAAAGTCCGGCTGTTTCGACTCACCGCTGGATCAAAAAAGTGTCAGCGCTATGCCGAGCACTTCGAAAAAAGAAGCCAAACGCAAAGAAGCTTGTGAAAAACTGAGCAAACAGATTTCGCCGCTGGAAAACTGGATTGATGAAAGAGCGTCAGAGCAGGTGCCTTTTATCGTTTTAGGTGACTTTAACCGTCGTTTTTCCCGCGATATCGCCCTTGATTACCCGGAAAATAAAGGCCTGTGGCAGGCACTGGATGATGAAGGCGCAGAAGATTTATGGACTCCGACCGCCACCGCCGATTCGGCTTGCTGGGGCGGTTACTATAAAGATTATATCGACCACATTATTTTTAATCCCGAGGCGAAAAAGCATTATGTAAAAGGTTCTTTCGACCAGCTGGTATTTGATGAGAAATATAGCCGGGAAATATCGCAAACCTTAAGTGATCACTGCCCGGTTTCTGTAAAGATTAATTTATAGTTTGTTTTAGGGTAAAGCCGTTAATCTGAACAAAGGGGGAATTAACCAAGTGTTAATTCCCCCTTTTTTATATACAGGATGTATGGTATTTCGCGCTCACATGGAGGTGAAAGAGCGAAGATATACAGGATGTATGGTATTTCGCGCTCACATGGAGGTGAAAGAGCGAAGATATACAGGAGGTATGGTATTTCGCGCTCACATGGAGGTGAAAGAGCGAAGATATACAGGAGGTATGGTCTTTCGCGCTCATATGGAGGCGGATAAGTGCTGGTGAGCAGTTCTGCTCTGCTCGTTATTTGCTTAAATCCGTGGGTTTTTCAATTTCATCTAAAGCTTCTTCCATTTCCAGCGCCAGATCCGCCAGTTTTCCGGTGAGCACGTTTTGTGCGTCGTTCAGGCCGCGGTTATAAAAATAGACACCGATTTTTTCGGCGAAAAAATCCAGTAAAAACTCGGCATCAAATTGACCGAGCTCCTGATCAAGTTCCTTTTGAAAATACTTTTGTATCTGGCTGACGACAGTGTTTTTCTCTTCTTCGGAGAAGGTGATAATGGCCATTAAAATTTCCTGTTATTTACCTGATTAGTTATTGTGCTTGGCGGCTATGTTGCTCGCCTCGTTATCTGCTTAGTTATCTGCTTAGTTATCTGCTTAGTTATCTGCTTAGTTATCTGCCTCGAAATGGCTGAAATTTTCCGGGGTAAATACCGCCACTTTCCCCTCTGCTCCGGCGGCCAGAATACTCTGGCTGGTGCCGGCCAGGGTATAAAAACCTTGTTTGGCAAAAAGCTGCCAGCTGTGGCCGTGATCATAGGAAATATCTGTGCTGAGCTTGCCTGTTGCCAGGCAGATGTTTTTTATGCAGCGCATGGCGGTACGTAAACCGTTTTGACCTGAATTCAGGCTCTGCCATTCTCCCTGCTTTAAAGCGGCGATATTTTGATAAACTCCGTCGCGTTGCAGATAATCCCCTCCCAGGGCAAACAGGCGGTTTTGGCTGTTAAAGGCCAGGGCGTAAGGTCCGGCGGTTTTGGTTTTTTGATACAGGGGCAGCGGCTGCTTTTGCCAGCTGGCTCCTAAATCTTTCGAGTGGTAAACAAAAGCGGATAAACCGCCGGTGGTAAACCAGATCTCTTTGTTTTTATCGGCGAGCAGGGTATTGCCGCTGGCGGCGAAAGCGATTTCGTTTTCCTGTATTGCCGGTAAGTGCTCCGGATTAACTCTCTGCCAGCTTTTCCCCTGATCCCGGGTATGTTCGATAACAAAGTGGCCGTCGACCGGATCCCCGAGCAGGAAACCTGTCTGTTCATTGATAAAAGCAATGGAGTCATAAAAGCCTTGTTTATGGTGATTTTCCCTGAGCAGCTGCCAGCTTTTACCCTGATCCCGGGTGATAAATAACTTGGACTGGCTGCCTTCTCCGGCGGACATAATAATGGCGGTGTTTTCATTGAGCACCGCGATATCCCTAAAATCATGCTCTGTGGTCAATGGCGGGGAAATATCTGACCAGGTTTTGCCGTTATTTTTACTGATATAGACCCGGTTTTTCGACCCTGCCACCCATAAGCTTTGTGCTGTGGCTGCGCTGCTTCTTAGTGAAGCTTTTACCGGCAATTCCCTGATTTGCCAGCCGGAGGCTTGCTTGGCGGATAAAGGCAAAATAAAGCTGTTTAACAGCAGCAACAAAGCGGTGCAGCGGAGGGGGACAGAGAGTTTCATATTAGCGGGCTTTCCTTAAGCTCAAGGTTCAGAGTCATCAGCTGTGCCACTATTCATAATAATTAAATAATAAACAAGTACTTTATATGAGTTAGCTTTAATAAAAACAGGGCAGGAGGCGTAACAGTCAAACAAGAGGGGGCCGGGCAGGTAGAGTTTTTGGTATGG
It includes:
- a CDS encoding DUF2164 domain-containing protein → MAIITFSEEEKNTVVSQIQKYFQKELDQELGQFDAEFLLDFFAEKIGVYFYNRGLNDAQNVLTGKLADLALEMEEALDEIEKPTDLSK
- a CDS encoding endonuclease/exonuclease/phosphatase family protein; translation: MKKAVLSLGMAISTLFQAGMTQAEELKFASWNIAWLGSHEYNERKDSDYQQLAHYAKKLNADVIALQEVEDESWARKVFGDDYDYYFSTKDWVQRVGVAVKKSTGYAVKAQEYKALDVGRVRNGMDVTLSKGDKKIQLLAVHLKSGCFDSPLDQKSVSAMPSTSKKEAKRKEACEKLSKQISPLENWIDERASEQVPFIVLGDFNRRFSRDIALDYPENKGLWQALDDEGAEDLWTPTATADSACWGGYYKDYIDHIIFNPEAKKHYVKGSFDQLVFDEKYSREISQTLSDHCPVSVKINL
- a CDS encoding D-2-hydroxyacid dehydrogenase, which gives rise to MHAVFLDLQTFSIASADGPAAALKHIRGQVTQLTCYNTTTPEQVVERCREADIVISNKVVLDKTILKQLPRLKLICIAATGSNNIDLESAREQGIAVTNVTGYAGASVAQYVFAQILEYFNQTSHHNRNTERGLWQQNPTFCLHGNAITELAGKTLGIVGYGNLGQAVAKIAAAFDIKVLIGERPGIKSLRPGRCEFDFLLQHSDIVSLHCPLTAGTRHLMNEQSFKLMKNSALLINTARGDLIDNQALLTALQNRELACAVLDVLDQEPPPADHPLLISKLDNELDSAPGKLKITGHIAWASEQAQQRLLDGIAANIYAYNQQKSLNRLD
- a CDS encoding WD40/YVTN/BNR-like repeat-containing protein, producing MKLSVPLRCTALLLLLNSFILPLSAKQASGWQIRELPVKASLRSSAATAQSLWVAGSKNRVYISKNNGKTWSDISPPLTTEHDFRDIAVLNENTAIIMSAGEGSQSKLFITRDQGKSWQLLRENHHKQGFYDSIAFINEQTGFLLGDPVDGHFVIEHTRDQGKSWQRVNPEHLPAIQENEIAFAASGNTLLADKNKEIWFTTGGLSAFVYHSKDLGASWQKQPLPLYQKTKTAGPYALAFNSQNRLFALGGDYLQRDGVYQNIAALKQGEWQSLNSGQNGLRTAMRCIKNICLATGKLSTDISYDHGHSWQLFAKQGFYTLAGTSQSILAAGAEGKVAVFTPENFSHFEADN
- a CDS encoding NnrS family protein, which codes for MMQITDMQKEQQIQPLFRLGFRPFFLFGALFSVISIIIWVLIYRGVTAFNPFSSGYWWHIHEMIFGFAAAIIAGFLLTAVQNWTGIRGVQGKLLGGLFSLWLAGRLVLLFPDVLGYTLSAIIDLSFLPAVAIVLARPILAIKQYRNLFFVPLLVVLTLVNLEMYLATVYPQTFVINYTGYSAVLLVTLLMSVMAGRVTPMFTANGTGTTKANPIPWLEKACTATLAIATLSLLLQPLLGFNPVFFGTLLVFSGFFQGIRWMRWRPWITLAVPLLWSLHASLKFIWFGLILLGVSYIIPEVPSNHVWHLLTIGGMGGLILAMIARVSLGHTGRPLMPPKLLSYGFALIGISALLRVFGPWGAPLFTSYFVELSAVCWFIGYGAFIFKYGPMLTAPRADGRPG